Within Protaetiibacter intestinalis, the genomic segment CGGCGATGCGGTGGAGGTGGTGTCCACGTCGACTCCTTAGTGATGACGTCGTTGTCACGCGCAGGGCTCGCGCGTTCGACGACCAGTATTGGTCAACCGGTTCTAGATGTCAACCGGTTGACCAATATTGCGCGCCCGTCGATATTGCTAGCGTTGCTCGCATGCCGGCATATCCCAAGGACGAATCGGATGACATCTCCGCGTCCCTCGGACGTCTCCCCTCCGGCAGCCCCGTCTCGGCGGTGACCACGAAGCTGCTCGAGCTCTTCACGAGCGGCCAGATCGCCCCCGGAACCCGCCTCCCCCCGGAGCGCCAGCTCGCCGCGACGCTCGAGGTCGGCCGCTCGGCCGTCCGTGAGGCGCTCGCCGCGCTCGAGGTGCTCGGCGTCGTCGACGTGCGCCCGGGATCCGGCACCTACCTGCGCTCATCCACGAGCGAGCTGCTCCCCCAGAGCCTCAGCTGGGGCATCCTCATCGGGCGGCGCTCCACCGAGGAGCTTGTCGAGGTGCGCGGGGCGCTCGAGATCTACGCCGCCCGGCTCGCCGCAGAGCGCATGACGCCCGAGGCCTCGGCACGGCTCGACGCCCACCTCGCCGAGATGGCCGCCCACCTCGACGACCTTCCGGCCTTCGTCGAGGCCGACCTGCAGTTCCACCTCGAGCTCGCACACGCGACCGGCAACAGCGTGCTCGTCGACCTGCTGCAGATCATCCGCTCGCTGCTGCGGGTCTGGGTCGACCGCGCGGTCGAGGACGCCGGGCACGCCCGCGCGGCGCTCGACGAGCACACCGCCGTGCGGGATGCGATCGCATCCGGCGACGGCGACGCCGCGGCCTCGGCGATGGCGGCCCACATGCAGACCGCGGGCCGCCGCCTCACCGCCGCCGCGGGCGGCTGACGCCTCCGCGTCAGCCGCGGCCGGAGCGGCGCTTGTTGTAGACGTCGAAGGCGACGGCCAGCAGCAGCACGAGGCCCTTCACGGCCTGCTGCCACTCGATGCCGATGCCCATGATCGACATGCCGTTGTTGAGCACGCCGATGATGAGACCACCGATGATGGCGCCGCCGATGGTGCCGACACCACCCTGCACCGCGGCGCCGCCGATGAAGGCCGCCGAGATCGCCTCGAGCTCGAAGCCGTCGCCGGCCTTCGGGCCCGCGAGGTTGAGGCGGGCCGTGAAGATGAGGCCCGCGAGCGCCGCGAGCACACCCATGTTGACGAACAGCCAGAAGTCCACCCGGCGGGTCTTGATGCCCGAGAGCTCGGCCGCGTGGCGGTTGCCGCCGATCGCGTAGATGTGGCGGCCGAACACCGTGCGGTTCATGACGATGCCGTAGACGAGCACGAGCAGCGCGAGCACGATGAGGGTCACCGGGATGCCCTTGTACGAGGCGAGCGCGTAGGCGAAGAAGGCGATCGCGACCGAGACGAACACGAGCTTCGCGACGAACCAGACGACCGGCTCGACCTCCTGGCCGTACTTGACGCGGCCGGCGCGGGTGCGCAGCTGCTGGATGACGATGAGCACGATCGCGAGCGCGCCGATGCCCAGGGTGAGCGGGTCGAGCTCGAACTCGCCGAAGACGTTGGTGAGGAAGCCGTTGCCGAGCGCGCGGTACTCCGGCGGGAAGGAGCCGATGTTCTGGTTGCCGAGCACGACGAGCGCGAGGCCGCGGAAGATGAGCATGCCGGCGAGCGTCACGATGAACGCCGGGATCCCCACGAACGCCACCCAGAATCCCTGCCAGGCGCCCACGAGCGCGCCGATCAGCAGCGACAGCGCGATCGACAGCCACCACGGCAGCCCCCAGTGCACGGCGAAGACGCCCGAGCACGCGCCGACGAACGCCGCGACCGATCCCACCGAGAGGTCGATGTGGCCGGCGATGATGACCATCACCATGCCGATCGCGAGCACGAGGATGTAGCCGTTCTGCACGATCAGGTTGGAGATGTTCTGCGGCCGCAGCAGGATGCCGTTCGTCGTGAACGAGAACAGCACGACCACCGCGATGAGCGCGATGAAGATGCCGTTCTTGCCGAGGTCGGCGAGCACGTGGCCGAGCCACGAGGT encodes:
- a CDS encoding FadR/GntR family transcriptional regulator — protein: MPAYPKDESDDISASLGRLPSGSPVSAVTTKLLELFTSGQIAPGTRLPPERQLAATLEVGRSAVREALAALEVLGVVDVRPGSGTYLRSSTSELLPQSLSWGILIGRRSTEELVEVRGALEIYAARLAAERMTPEASARLDAHLAEMAAHLDDLPAFVEADLQFHLELAHATGNSVLVDLLQIIRSLLRVWVDRAVEDAGHARAALDEHTAVRDAIASGDGDAAASAMAAHMQTAGRRLTAAAGG
- the mmsB gene encoding multiple monosaccharide ABC transporter permease, whose protein sequence is MSNPTTPTPTESQAVGGNINPADNRFTSWLGHVLADLGKNGIFIALIAVVVLFSFTTNGILLRPQNISNLIVQNGYILVLAIGMVMVIIAGHIDLSVGSVAAFVGACSGVFAVHWGLPWWLSIALSLLIGALVGAWQGFWVAFVGIPAFIVTLAGMLIFRGLALVVLGNQNIGSFPPEYRALGNGFLTNVFGEFELDPLTLGIGALAIVLIVIQQLRTRAGRVKYGQEVEPVVWFVAKLVFVSVAIAFFAYALASYKGIPVTLIVLALLVLVYGIVMNRTVFGRHIYAIGGNRHAAELSGIKTRRVDFWLFVNMGVLAALAGLIFTARLNLAGPKAGDGFELEAISAAFIGGAAVQGGVGTIGGAIIGGLIIGVLNNGMSIMGIGIEWQQAVKGLVLLLAVAFDVYNKRRSGRG